Sequence from the Parvicella tangerina genome:
TCCTATTCGAGTTTTGTTCTTGGACTGAACCATTTAGCAAATCTTTTTGGGAAACCCAAAACGATCAAAAGAGCTAATGGTGCTCCCCAGTTCGCGGCTCTTTCCACAAAGTCCCAGATCGGTTCTCCAGAAATTGGTCTGACTGTGGCCGTGGCCAATGCCCAAATCATGGCCCAAAGCACTACAAGACGAATGGGGTAAATCAATACAATAGCTGCTACCGCAAAGTCTAATAGGCCTATAAAAGGCATGATGTCTATTGCCGATTCGTAAGAAAAACCTACAGCCTCTAAGTAAGAGATCCAATGTTCTTTAACAGTGTAAGCAAAAACACCATGGCCAAGAAATACTCCAAAAACGGCTATTCTTAATACGTATTCTACACGATTTAACTGTTTCGAATCCAATTTTAAAGGTTTATTTTGGTTAAAAGGTTCGTGCGAAAATACAACTATTAATTTATTGATGGAGATAGCCTTTAAGCCAACTGCGTCAAAATAAGAGCTACTTTTTAGACAAACTAAATGCGTATAGCACTGCGATACATAAAACTAGGCTGATAAGAATGTTAGCGATGGCGATTGCAAACTGCCCATTCTTCATCAATTGTAAAGTCTCGTTTGAAAATGTACTAAACGTACTAAAACCACCGCAGAATCCAATTAGAATCAATGCTTTCATTTCATCGGATTGAAATTTGCTCGAAAACGCGTATGCCACAATTCCAATTACGAGGCAGCTTAAGACGTTCGCTACAAGAGTGGCAATTGGAAAATTATTGGGTTTATAATTCTCTAACCCCACAGAGACTCCATACCTTGCCAGACTTCCAAGTCCACCACCAAGAAATACCCAAAGTGCCAGCATTATTCTTTTTGCATTTTTAAGAATCCTTCAAAAATACGATAAAATATCCAGCCAATAAATGTTCCCCAAATTGCCCCAACAAAGACATCAGAAGGGTAGTGGACCCCCAAGTAAACCCGACTCAATGCTACAATTACTGGAAATAGAATGAGCATCAATAACCAGTTGCTATTAATAGGTTTCCATAGGCTAAGAAGGGCGAAGACTGTTATAGCGAACATGTTCGAGGAATGGTTGCTGATAAATCCGTAAGTACCACCCTTATAGTTGTTTACATAATGTAATTGATCAGTTAGTTCAAGATTTTGGCTTGGACGATATCTCAAGAAAACCTCCTTGAAAAAGTATTTCGCTGTAAGATCAGAGAGCCCAACAGAGAGTCCTCCAAGTACTAAAAAAATGAACATACCTTTTAATCCAAATGAACGATAGGCTAAAAAAACTAATAACGCATAAACAGGAATCCCAAAGTATTTTTCGCTGATCACCCACATCACATCGTCAAGAAACGGAGAGTGAAGACCGTTGATGAAAAAAAGAAGTTTCTGGTCAATATTTTCCAGCCAATCAATCATTGATAATTTCCCAAAGAGCATCTTTCAATGCTGGTATTCCTTTCCCAGAAACTGAACTGATGTAGGTATATGTTAAATCTGAAGGAAGCTTTTCTTTGAGTTCATCATCTAGCTCCTTGATCAGGTCATCATCAAGCATATCAATTTTTGTAATCGCCAGATGTCTTCTTTTGTCAAGTAACTCAGGATTAAATTGCTTTAGTTCATTGAGCAAGACATCGTACTCTTCACGAATATCATCACTATCCACTGGAATCATAAAAAGTAAAGCGGCATTCCGCTCGATGTGTCGTAAGAATCTATGGCCTATTCCTTTTCCTTCATGCGCGCCTTCAATGATCCCTGGAATGTCAGCCATGATAAACGACTTGTAATCATGATAGTCGACTATTCCAAGGTTAGGCACTAAAGTAGTAAAAGGATAATTTGCGATTTCTGGTTTGGCAGCACTAACGACTGACAGCAAAGTTGATTTTCCTGCGTTAGGATAGCCAACCAAACCAACATCAGCTAGAACTTTCAGCTCGAGAATCATCCATTCTTCTTTGCCTTCTTCTCCAGGTTGAGCAAATCGCGGAGTCTGAGCCGTTGAGCTCTTGAAATGCCAGTTTCCGAGTCCACCTCTTCCACCTTCCAATAAAACAACTTCTTCATCATGTTCCGTGATTTCAAAGAGTACTTCTCCAGTTTCTGCATGTTTTGCTACGGTGCCTAATGGGACATCTAAGATAATGTCTTCTCCAGTTTTCCCAGTGCTTCTAGATTTTCCACCAGGTTCTCCCGGTTTAGCAATCACGTGCTTTCGATACTTCAAATGAAGTAGTGTCCAAATGTTTCGATTACCTTTTAAGATAATGTGTCCACCGCGTCCACCATCACCGCCTTGAGGACCACCCGTCATGGTCAGCTTATCGCGGTGAAGGTATGCTGAGCCAGCCCCACCTTTCCCGGTACGACAGCATATTTTCACATAATCGACAAAGTTGGAATTGGACATTCGTATTTATTTTAAGTAAGTTATCAGGAAATTACCCAATAGCTTCGTACAATCTTTCAGTAATCGCATCGATAGATCCAACACCGTCAATTGTTTTAAGTTTGTCTTGTGCATCATAGAAATCAGCTACTGGTGCTGTTTCTTTCTTGTACGTAGCAATTCTATTCGCAATGATAGCAGGATCGGCATCATCTGTTCTTCCAGACGTTTTGGCTCTTTCCATTAGCCTGTTTTTCAACTCTTCCTCTGGTACATCTAATGCCAGCATGAGCGTAATCGGAGAGTTATTAGCATCAAGATAGGTGTCTAGTGCTTCAGCTTGTGCAGTAGTTCTAGGAAATCCATCAAAAATAAACCCTTTTGCTTCGGGATGTTTTTCAACTTCTGATTTTAACAACCCAATGGTAACCTCATCAGGAACTAAAGCTCCTTTGTCAATATAGCTTTTCGCAAGTTTACCCAGTTCAGTCTCTCCTTTGATGTTAGCTCTAAATATATCCCCAGTACTAAGGTGTACCAGACTATATTTCTCTTTTAATCTTTCTGCTTGAGTTCCTTTTCCTGCTCCTGGAGGGCCAAATAAAACAATGTTTAACATGTTGGTTATAGTTTACTAAACGATATTCGTTTTCGTTTTTTGATTAACAAATAATATAAATGTCTTTGAGGTTCCTACCTAAACCATCGTAATCCAGTCCATACCCAACGAGAAATTCGTTGCCAACTTCCATGGCGACATAATCAACGGGAATGTCCTTTTGGTAAGCTTTTGGCTTAAAAAGTAGGGTGGCGATGGCTAACGATTTAGGTTGCTTTTTTTTCAGTTCGTGAAATAGTTTCTCAAGCGTATTCCCTGTATCAACAATATCCTCCAGAATGATCACTTCACGATCTTTAATGTCTAAATTCAATCCAATGAGTTCATTAACAATTCCAGTTGTACTAGTCCCTTCGTAAGAAGCCATTTTCATGAAGCTCACTTCGCAATCTCCGTTAAAATGACGAACTAGATCAGCGGTAAACAAGAAAGAGCCATTCAAAACACCAATAAAAACAGGGTTCTTACCTTCGTATGTAGTGTTGATCTTTTGAGCAAGCGCAAGGATGGCGTCTTGAATCTTTGATGAATCAATAAATGGCTTAAATTGCTTGTCGTGCAGCTGTATGATTTGCTCCATAAATCGTTATAGGTCGGCAAAGTTAATAAATAATGAAGGAACAGCGGTGAACATTCTTTTCGTTTTGAACCTTTTCCTGTGAACAGTGTACATACGGTTGATAAAACTAAAAGCTATGAGACTAAATCCGTGTATAGAGAGCTTAAATGACATGAAACCTGTAGAGGGTGGGCGCTACTGTGGAAGTTGTGCGAAGACGATTGTAGATCTAACTAATAAAAGTAATCAGGAAATCAGACAGCTGTATGATGAACATAATGGAAAGTTATGTGGTATTGTGATGCCAAATCAGTTACAGGAGAACAAATATTATCACCCGTTGAAGCGTTTTGCATTAGCCCTGATCATTGTGTTTGGCACCAGTTTATTTGTTTTTGCAAACGCTAATGGATTTAATCAGTTTAGGAATCAAGCAATTGGTCAGCTGAAACAAGCAGAAGTTAAGCTGCAGGTTAAGGGGTTTGTTTTTGGAGAAGGTAATCCATTGATTGGTGCTAAGGTAATAGCATCTGTTAATGGTATTGATTACACTGGCTTTTCAAGTGTAAATGGAGAGTTCAAGATCGATATACCTCAAGAGTATTCAGGAGATATTACGATTAAATATATTCATGCGGGATACAAAACAATCACGAAATCCTTTCATGTGAAAGACGGAATGACCTCATTATTTACGGGTAGAGTTAACCTAAATAAAGAAATGGAAAACTGTGTAAAAGGTAAGATTGCGATTGATCCCATTGAAGAAGAAAAAGAGTATGAGCATAAAACTGCAGGTATAATTGCTTTGCCCCCTGAGGAGGAGCCTATCGAGATTCAGAAGAAAGGAGAAGTGATTGCTCCAGATATTCAATCTTTGGATACTTTATACGAGGAAAAAAGTCCAGTAGGAGGAGGAATTGAAGCTCCAGAAGAATATGAAAAAGGGGACATAGCCCCTAAAAGAAAAGATGAACTGAAGTTTGACTAATTCGCCTGCAAAACCAATCCCTTCAGATATTAACTTCATGATGGTAATTACTACCAAATCCTAAAATCTACTGTTTGATTTTCAATTCTCGAAGTAGGTTGTTGGAGTCCGTAGCTCATTCTAATAACTTCATTTCCCACATATTCCTGCAGTTCTGACAACCAGATCTCTTTGTCATCATTGAGGTCGGCATCACCAGTTTTAATCCCGTTAAGCAGAGCAAAAGTAAATAGTCCGTTTTGCCAATCATCACTTTCCATCGCAAACTCCATTCCACCTGCAGAACTGATCACGGTTGCACCAGTACCTTTTCTGAGATCTGTAAATAAAGACTTGGTCAGTTCTAATGTATTGTGAGATCCTAATTTTGATTTTACTGTGTTATTTACTGCCCTGAATTGCACATCACTTTCTTCTGTGTTTTCTGCAACGGCTAGTTCCATTTCTTCTTTGTCGATTTCTCCAGAATGGCATGCATCCAAAATGAGTGTTTTATGAAGTGGTTTAATACCATCTAGCAGACTTTCTAACTCGTCATACGCAACACCATATTCCTCCGGATGTTCAAAATCCATGTAGTAAGTTGCAAGGTAGTAATCAAGATCTGCACTCAAAACTCCGTGTCCTGCCAAAAAGATGATTACATGATCATTAATGTCTGCATTTTCAAAAAATCCTTTCAGTGCTAATACATTATCATGAGTAACCTTTTTGTTCGTAAGTGTTTTGGTGTGAACATTAGTGTAGAACTCACTTTCCTCAAAAAGTTCAGCGATATCATTTGCATCTTTGGCAGCATAGGTCAAATTGTATTTAGACTGCTTGTATTCGCTATCTCCGATAGTAATTAAAAATAAGTCAGGCTTTGACTTTCCTGCAAGACAGGTTAAATCAAACGTTTGCTTGTAGCTTTCCACCCCTGCCTGATTTAAGACAGAAACTTGAACTTTGTTCTTTCCTCGTGCAAGTGGTATTTCAACCTGTTTAGTCATTTCTTTTTTGTTCTGAGCTTTTACGCTAATGCCATTGGTGCCGTAAACAGCAACATCATTCACCCAAACATTAACTCGATCAAGAGGAAATAAGTTGTCTTTCATTTCAAGGTTTAATTCCATTTTTGGGCTATCGATTTCGATAGGTAAATGTTCAAAGTTCTCTATGTTTAATTGAGGTAATTGAAAGTCCTCTTTTAGCATCTCTTCCGTGAACCCCAGTTTGCTTAATCGCTTTTTATAAGCATTATGGTACGCTTTTATTAACTTTTGGTCAGCAAGCCCTATTCTACTTAAAACAATGTCAGGTCTGTTATATTTTAAGTCAAATTGCTCGAAAGGATATACGTCTAGGCCAATGGAGTATTGTAACTTTTTTGCTGCTCCTTTTGATGCAAAGTAATAACCGTCTTTAGTAGAAACTAACCATTCACCATCATCAAAGGTGTAAAATGAAGCTAATTCTTTACCAGAATTTGCATCCCAGACCTTGCAAGTATAGTCTCTGGAAGAGGTTACCAGATAATTTTCATTTGCCACAAAGTTTACTGATGTAATATTTGCTCCATGCGCTTCAGTGTTGTAAATTTTTTGCATGGTTGAAGCGTTGTAGAGTATTAATTCCTGACTCCTGCCGACTACCGTAAAAAAGCTGCCATCTTTTGAGAATTGTAAATCGAGGATACAATCCTCAGCGCCTTTGAATGGTTTATTTAACTTTTGTGATGCTAGATCGTATATGTAAATTGCTCTGTTGTTAGTTAATAGTGCAGTATTTTCGTTTGGAGAAAACCTTACAAGTCCACTTACATCATTAACTTGTTGAAACATGTTGTTATGGTTGATGTCAACAGTTCGCTTTGAGTCTGCCAAGCCTGATTGTTTATATCCAGAGAAACCATAATCTTTGGATCTAGGTCTAACATCAAGCGAACGTATCGTTTTACCCTTGTAAGATTTCATGTAAGCCGAATAATAAACCTGTTCCTCCTGTGTGTTACCAGATTGGACGTAATCAACGGTTGAAGGATCATCAAGACTTGTTTTTTTTATCTCACCAGTATATGTGCCAGTAATTAAAGTGTTGTCATAAGGCGAAATAGCCATTGATGCGATACCTTTTGGATTGAATTCTGAGACACCTGCTCCGGCAGTTACAGCGAAGCGTTCATCCCCAGAAACTCCTCGGTATACAGGTCTACTAATGTTATTTCCGAAAACACCGAGTTCGAATCCAGTTTCTGAGTCATACCTGAAGATCATGCCGTCATTAAAGCCAGCAAGGATAGTATTATGAGAAGAATCAATAACTACTTGACTCAGCATTGATTGGCTATTTTGATGAATAAATTCAGGAGTAGCAGTTTCGAGGTTCCATTTCACAAGTAATCCATTTGAACTTCCAGCTACGAAAGCGTTTTCATTTGAAAATGTTTTTGCAGTCATCCACTCTTCACCTTTTAAGTCTGTTCCGAAGCTATTAACCTTCTTTCCTTGAGGGAAAGTGAATTTTTGAATAGTACTTTTCCTAAACTCGATTGCACCGATACTCACAAGGCTCTGGTTGTTATCGATAAAACTGACCGCAGAAAACTCTCCCTTCTTTCCATTAAGTTTTAGTACATTACTGAAATTTGATAGATCATAAACTTCAATTGAGCTATTTTCAGTACCCATGATAGTAACTGCGAGGTATTTGTTGTCAGTACTAAAAGAAGCGCTATTAATGATCGATGAATTCAGGCCTTGGATGTGGCCAATGACTTCTTTAGAACGAAGATCCCAAATGGCCGCTTTTCTGTCTGTACCGATTGTAACAAGGAAACCGTTGTCATTTGATAACTCCATGTTGAATACGCTATACTCATGCCATTTAAGCTTTTCTTCTCTTTTGTAAGAGGTTGCATTCCATATTGCAGCACCTTTGGTGTAGTTGGTGATAATTTGTTTACCACCTTTCGTGTATTCTATGCAGTCAACATACTCAGTGGCGAGCAGATTGTCTTTACCAGCAACAAATTTCTTAATAAGTTCTTTTGATTCTACATCAAATTCAAATAACCACTCCGTTGAACCTGCTGCAAGCTTTTTACCGTCAGGACTAAATTTAACAGCTTTACACTCGTAAGGAAAGCCATCGAATGCATACTCCTTTCTTCCTGTTTCTATATTAAATAACAAGGTGCTTTTAGCAGTTTCTCCAGATCCTTCCCAAATTAATTTAGATTTTGTCCCCACAGCGATATACTTGAAAGTCGGATCAATATCAATACTTAAAATTGAATAGGGTATACCAGTGAATCGCTTTATAATCTTGCCAGATTCAAGGTTCCAAAGAATGACAACTTGGTCTTCCCCTCCAGTAACGGCATATTTGCCATCAGGACTAATATCTACGGCTGCAATTCTTCCATTGTGTCCCACAGGAAGGACCACAGAAGGCGATTGACTAAACAAATAATAAGGTGAAAAAAAAAGTAATAGTAAAATTATGCTGAGAGTTAGCTTCTTCATGCTATGTGATCGAATTTATTATCTGCAAATGTCATAAATCGAACGTAAGGCTCAAAGTGATGTTGATATCTTCATTCAAATGATGATGATTATGTCAACTCCCTTCACTCTAATTCACCTGTACAACCAATCCTTTCAGATATTCACTTTCAGGGTGATAAATATTGATTGGGTGATCCGCTGGTTGGTGTAATTGATGTAAGATCTTTACTTCTCGATTGGCTTCAATTGCGGCAGCTAGAATTGCCCCGTTGAATAAGTCTTTGGTCACCACTTGAGAGCAAGAAAAGGTAAATAGTATTCCTCCAGGTTGAAGTTGTTCCATAGCTCGTCTGTTCAGGCGTTTGTAAGCTTGAATAGCTTTATGCCTTGCCTTTACATGTTTGGCAAATGCTGGCGGATCGAGGACAATTACATCAAAAGTATCTCCAAGATCACGGATGTATTTTACGGCATCCGCAACGATAGACTTATGCTTGGCATGAAGTGAAGAGTCTAACAGTTGCAAATTCTGTTCAACGAGTTCAATGGCTTTTTTGCTGCTGTCTAAGGAGTGAACTTCTGTTGCTCCAGCTTTTAAAGCATACATGGAGAAACCACCAGAGTAACAGAAGGTATTTAACACTTTCTTGTCTTTGGAGAACTTACCTAACAAGGCACGGTTCTCTCTTTGATCGATAAAGAATCCGGTTTTCTGACCCGTTTCCCAATCGATGGCGAACTCAATACCATATTCAAACCCTTTTTTGATCGCATTATCTTCGCCATGCAAGTATCCATTTTCAGGTTCAATATCTGCTTTATAAGGAAGTGTTTCTGCGCTTTTGTCATAAACGGCAAGTAGTTGATCTCCGAGGTTTATTTTCAAGGCTTCTACTATCTGCTCGCGGATCAACCACATACCAATAGAATGACATTGAATAATTGCAGTTCCATGATACATATCGATCACCAATCCGGGCATACCGTCTCCTTCGGCATGGCATAAACGGAAAATGGTTGTTTCATTGTTATCTATAAAACCTAATGTTCTTCTCAATTCTACTATACGTGCAAATCGTTCATTCCAATAGGCTTGATCTAAATCTGCAAGTTGATCGTATTCAAATACGCGAACACTGATCGATCCGATTTGAAAATGACCTGTACCTAAAAACAGACCTTCTGAGTTGACTACATCAACTACACTACCTTCTTCTAAATGATCAGTAGGAGAGTGAATAGCTCCTGAAAACACCCACGGATGTTTACGAAGTAAAGAATGGTCCTTTTTTCGTTTTAAGATTATTTGAGAACGATTGCTCATGAATTAGATTTTGAGCAAAGATAAACGAACTATTCTCAAGATTACCGACCAGATAGCTTTTATGCGGGAAAGACTAATAAAGGAGTGTTTGAATAATGAATCAATTCATCGGACAAACTTCCAAACAAGAATTTTTCAAAGAAGTTCTTGTTAGACCTCACGATAGCGATTAAGTCCGAAGAGTTGGCGTTGATATAACCTTGAATTCCAGCAGAGTAATCTTTACTTGCAATCAGTTTGATAGAGGTCCTAGAGTTATTGCCTGCATCCGCTTCTTTTACATTTTCTAGTTGATCTAGAATAGCAGACTGACCTTCGGCATCTTCATCGGTTACATGAATGACCTGTAGTTCTGCATTGAGTTTAACCGTTAAATCCTGCATGAATCTGAGTGCTTTGAACTCAATATCCCCTAATCCTTCGGCAAAGACCAGTTTTTGGTAATTAGAAAAGCTAGAATTGACGGGCACGGTTAAAACAGGAACTTTTGAAATGTCAATTACTGCGCTTGCATAGCTACCAAACAGCTTGTTACCAATAGTTCCTGCACCTGTTGTACCCAAAACTATGAACAGTGGCATGTTTTCTTCGATGAGTTGTGGTAACCAGGACATGAGTTTTCCAGAGTAGATTTGCCCACTACATTTTACACCTTTTTCAGTAACCTTTTTGCCTAATTCTTTGAGCGCTTTCTCTGTTTGATCAATGAGCTCTTCAGTTTTAGATAAAAGTGTTTTGCCCGACTGATCAAAACCAGTATACCTATCGTTATCGATTGAATGGGTTATTAGTATTTCACAGTTGTAAGCTTTAGCAAAAATAATTGCATGGTCTAAGGCTTTCTTAGCACATGAACTGAAGTCGGTAGGGTGAATAATGGTCGTAGCACTCATTTGATTTAATATTGAAATATGAATCTCAAATATACCAATTCAATTTGTACTGAAGTTTCAACTATCTCATCAACATTCTTACATTTGCAGCATCAAAACAAAACACACAATGAAAAATACAGCTTTATCACACGTTCACGAAGACTTAGGAGCTAAGATGGTTCCTTTTGCAGGGTATAACATGCCTGTGCAATATGAAGGCGTAAATGTAGAACATGAAACCGTCAGAAATGGAGTAGGGGTATTTGATGTTTCACACATGGGAGAGTTCTTGATCTCGGGGCCAAAGGCGTTGGATCTGATTCAAAAAGTAACTTCTAACGATGCTTCTAAGTTGACGATTGGTAGAGCTCAGTACAGTTGTTTTCCAAATGAGACAGGAGGAATTGTAGATGATTTGATCGTCTATAAAATTAAGGAAGAGCAGTATCTTTTAGTGGTAAATGCATCTAACATTGCTAAAGATTGGGCACACATTGAAAAGTACAATAAAGACTTTGGTGCTGAGATGAGAAATATTTCTGATGATTATTCATTATTGGCGATCCAGGGACCAAAAGCAGTTGAAGCCATGCAGTCTTTAACAGATGTAGATCTTTCTGCAATCAAGTTCTATCATTTTGAAGTAGGACCTTTTGCGGGAATTGAGCATGTGATCATTTCTGCTACGGGATATACAGGTTCTGGAGGTTTTGAAATTTACTGTAAGAATAGTGAGGTAGAGCAAGTGTGGAAGAAAGTTTTTGAAGCGGGTGAACCTTATGGTATTAAACCAATTGGACTAGCGGCAAGAGATACATTGCGTCTAGAAATGGGGTATTGTCTATATGGTAATGACATTGATGACACCACTTCTCCTTTAGAGGCTGGGTTAGGGTGGATTACAAAATTCACTAAAGATTTTGTGAACTCAGAGGCACTGGCTAAACAAAAAGAAGAAGGTGTTACCAGAAAATTAGTGGCTTTCGAG
This genomic interval carries:
- the crcB gene encoding fluoride efflux transporter CrcB — its product is MLALWVFLGGGLGSLARYGVSVGLENYKPNNFPIATLVANVLSCLVIGIVAYAFSSKFQSDEMKALILIGFCGGFSTFSTFSNETLQLMKNGQFAIAIANILISLVLCIAVLYAFSLSKK
- a CDS encoding phosphatase PAP2 family protein — its product is MIDWLENIDQKLLFFINGLHSPFLDDVMWVISEKYFGIPVYALLVFLAYRSFGLKGMFIFLVLGGLSVGLSDLTAKYFFKEVFLRYRPSQNLELTDQLHYVNNYKGGTYGFISNHSSNMFAITVFALLSLWKPINSNWLLMLILFPVIVALSRVYLGVHYPSDVFVGAIWGTFIGWIFYRIFEGFLKMQKE
- the obgE gene encoding GTPase ObgE, whose protein sequence is MSNSNFVDYVKICCRTGKGGAGSAYLHRDKLTMTGGPQGGDGGRGGHIILKGNRNIWTLLHLKYRKHVIAKPGEPGGKSRSTGKTGEDIILDVPLGTVAKHAETGEVLFEITEHDEEVVLLEGGRGGLGNWHFKSSTAQTPRFAQPGEEGKEEWMILELKVLADVGLVGYPNAGKSTLLSVVSAAKPEIANYPFTTLVPNLGIVDYHDYKSFIMADIPGIIEGAHEGKGIGHRFLRHIERNAALLFMIPVDSDDIREEYDVLLNELKQFNPELLDKRRHLAITKIDMLDDDLIKELDDELKEKLPSDLTYTYISSVSGKGIPALKDALWEIIND
- a CDS encoding adenylate kinase, producing the protein MLNIVLFGPPGAGKGTQAERLKEKYSLVHLSTGDIFRANIKGETELGKLAKSYIDKGALVPDEVTIGLLKSEVEKHPEAKGFIFDGFPRTTAQAEALDTYLDANNSPITLMLALDVPEEELKNRLMERAKTSGRTDDADPAIIANRIATYKKETAPVADFYDAQDKLKTIDGVGSIDAITERLYEAIG
- the hpt gene encoding hypoxanthine phosphoribosyltransferase, which translates into the protein MEQIIQLHDKQFKPFIDSSKIQDAILALAQKINTTYEGKNPVFIGVLNGSFLFTADLVRHFNGDCEVSFMKMASYEGTSTTGIVNELIGLNLDIKDREVIILEDIVDTGNTLEKLFHELKKKQPKSLAIATLLFKPKAYQKDIPVDYVAMEVGNEFLVGYGLDYDGLGRNLKDIYIIC
- a CDS encoding caspase family protein is translated as MKKLTLSIILLLLFFSPYYLFSQSPSVVLPVGHNGRIAAVDISPDGKYAVTGGEDQVVILWNLESGKIIKRFTGIPYSILSIDIDPTFKYIAVGTKSKLIWEGSGETAKSTLLFNIETGRKEYAFDGFPYECKAVKFSPDGKKLAAGSTEWLFEFDVESKELIKKFVAGKDNLLATEYVDCIEYTKGGKQIITNYTKGAAIWNATSYKREEKLKWHEYSVFNMELSNDNGFLVTIGTDRKAAIWDLRSKEVIGHIQGLNSSIINSASFSTDNKYLAVTIMGTENSSIEVYDLSNFSNVLKLNGKKGEFSAVSFIDNNQSLVSIGAIEFRKSTIQKFTFPQGKKVNSFGTDLKGEEWMTAKTFSNENAFVAGSSNGLLVKWNLETATPEFIHQNSQSMLSQVVIDSSHNTILAGFNDGMIFRYDSETGFELGVFGNNISRPVYRGVSGDERFAVTAGAGVSEFNPKGIASMAISPYDNTLITGTYTGEIKKTSLDDPSTVDYVQSGNTQEEQVYYSAYMKSYKGKTIRSLDVRPRSKDYGFSGYKQSGLADSKRTVDINHNNMFQQVNDVSGLVRFSPNENTALLTNNRAIYIYDLASQKLNKPFKGAEDCILDLQFSKDGSFFTVVGRSQELILYNASTMQKIYNTEAHGANITSVNFVANENYLVTSSRDYTCKVWDANSGKELASFYTFDDGEWLVSTKDGYYFASKGAAKKLQYSIGLDVYPFEQFDLKYNRPDIVLSRIGLADQKLIKAYHNAYKKRLSKLGFTEEMLKEDFQLPQLNIENFEHLPIEIDSPKMELNLEMKDNLFPLDRVNVWVNDVAVYGTNGISVKAQNKKEMTKQVEIPLARGKNKVQVSVLNQAGVESYKQTFDLTCLAGKSKPDLFLITIGDSEYKQSKYNLTYAAKDANDIAELFEESEFYTNVHTKTLTNKKVTHDNVLALKGFFENADINDHVIIFLAGHGVLSADLDYYLATYYMDFEHPEEYGVAYDELESLLDGIKPLHKTLILDACHSGEIDKEEMELAVAENTEESDVQFRAVNNTVKSKLGSHNTLELTKSLFTDLRKGTGATVISSAGGMEFAMESDDWQNGLFTFALLNGIKTGDADLNDDKEIWLSELQEYVGNEVIRMSYGLQQPTSRIENQTVDFRIW
- a CDS encoding class I SAM-dependent rRNA methyltransferase, with amino-acid sequence MSNRSQIILKRKKDHSLLRKHPWVFSGAIHSPTDHLEEGSVVDVVNSEGLFLGTGHFQIGSISVRVFEYDQLADLDQAYWNERFARIVELRRTLGFIDNNETTIFRLCHAEGDGMPGLVIDMYHGTAIIQCHSIGMWLIREQIVEALKINLGDQLLAVYDKSAETLPYKADIEPENGYLHGEDNAIKKGFEYGIEFAIDWETGQKTGFFIDQRENRALLGKFSKDKKVLNTFCYSGGFSMYALKAGATEVHSLDSSKKAIELVEQNLQLLDSSLHAKHKSIVADAVKYIRDLGDTFDVIVLDPPAFAKHVKARHKAIQAYKRLNRRAMEQLQPGGILFTFSCSQVVTKDLFNGAILAAAIEANREVKILHQLHQPADHPINIYHPESEYLKGLVVQVN
- a CDS encoding universal stress protein encodes the protein MSATTIIHPTDFSSCAKKALDHAIIFAKAYNCEILITHSIDNDRYTGFDQSGKTLLSKTEELIDQTEKALKELGKKVTEKGVKCSGQIYSGKLMSWLPQLIEENMPLFIVLGTTGAGTIGNKLFGSYASAVIDISKVPVLTVPVNSSFSNYQKLVFAEGLGDIEFKALRFMQDLTVKLNAELQVIHVTDEDAEGQSAILDQLENVKEADAGNNSRTSIKLIASKDYSAGIQGYINANSSDLIAIVRSNKNFFEKFLFGSLSDELIHYSNTPLLVFPA
- the gcvT gene encoding glycine cleavage system aminomethyltransferase GcvT; the protein is MKNTALSHVHEDLGAKMVPFAGYNMPVQYEGVNVEHETVRNGVGVFDVSHMGEFLISGPKALDLIQKVTSNDASKLTIGRAQYSCFPNETGGIVDDLIVYKIKEEQYLLVVNASNIAKDWAHIEKYNKDFGAEMRNISDDYSLLAIQGPKAVEAMQSLTDVDLSAIKFYHFEVGPFAGIEHVIISATGYTGSGGFEIYCKNSEVEQVWKKVFEAGEPYGIKPIGLAARDTLRLEMGYCLYGNDIDDTTSPLEAGLGWITKFTKDFVNSEALAKQKEEGVTRKLVAFELTERGIPRKDYIIVDSNGNEIGKVTSGTMSPSMKKAIGLGYVKKEFAAEGSDIAVQIRNKNIAAKVVKLPFYKS